In the Orenia marismortui DSM 5156 genome, one interval contains:
- a CDS encoding methyl-accepting chemotaxis protein encodes MAKGDFSIQLALDGLNDSEARLLNVFNGTTRKVKALIADMSKMISALTSSSSKLSSTVKKGDLIAKNAVSNIDDMIFGIDQISAGSQEASAFAQEASSKTEVGSNCLEDAVLKMEEINDSVKVGVEAIDQLVGNSNQIEDIVELINDIAAQTNLLALNAAIEAARAGEKGRGFAVVAEEIRVLSHNTSQATGKIRKLINETQITSRESLEAITDVEEKALTGKGVIENAGSVFKDIENCIVGAADNIQSSSGDAQTLAIKSQEVKEGSNDIAAMSQELKLSSRELISLAEKLKLSIDGFDI; translated from the coding sequence ATGGCTAAGGGTGATTTTAGCATACAATTGGCTTTAGATGGATTGAATGATAGTGAAGCGAGGCTATTGAATGTTTTTAACGGTACAACAAGGAAGGTTAAAGCATTAATTGCTGATATGTCTAAGATGATTAGTGCATTAACTTCTTCTAGCTCAAAGTTATCTTCTACTGTTAAGAAGGGTGATCTCATAGCTAAAAATGCTGTATCTAATATCGATGACATGATTTTTGGTATTGATCAGATTTCTGCTGGTAGTCAAGAAGCCAGTGCTTTTGCTCAAGAAGCATCTTCTAAGACGGAAGTTGGTAGTAACTGTCTAGAAGATGCTGTTTTAAAGATGGAAGAGATAAATGATTCTGTAAAAGTTGGGGTTGAGGCTATTGATCAACTGGTGGGTAACTCAAATCAGATAGAAGATATTGTGGAGCTGATTAATGATATTGCTGCACAAACTAACCTGTTGGCTCTAAATGCGGCTATAGAGGCTGCTCGTGCTGGTGAAAAAGGGCGTGGTTTTGCGGTGGTTGCAGAAGAAATTAGGGTCTTATCCCATAATACTAGCCAAGCGACCGGAAAGATTAGAAAGTTGATAAATGAAACTCAGATTACTTCTAGGGAGAGTTTAGAGGCTATAACTGATGTCGAAGAGAAGGCTCTAACTGGTAAAGGTGTTATTGAAAATGCGGGAAGTGTTTTTAAAGATATAGAGAACTGTATTGTTGGTGCAGCTGATAATATCCAATCATCTTCTGGTGATGCTCAAACTTTAGCTATAAAAAGTCAAGAGGTTAAAGAAGGTTCTAATGATATTGCTGCTATGTCTCAAGAGCTTAAATTATCCTCTCGAGAATTAATTTCCTTGGCAGAAAAGTTAAAACTTTCTATAGACGGTTTTGATATTTGA